DNA sequence from the Longimicrobiaceae bacterium genome:
TGTGCGTGCTCATGATTCTGACTCCTTCTCCTTGAGTTGTTTGACGTATTCGTCGAACCGGTCCAGCCGTGCCTCCCACAGCTTGCGCCGCTCGGTCAGCCAGTCTTCCACGACCTTGAAGCGTTCGGGCGCGAGCTCGTACGTTCGCACCCGCCCGCGCTTCTTGGACGTGACCAGCCGGCTTCGTTCGAGCACCGAGAGGTGCTGCACGAACGACGGGAGCTGCATGTCGAACGGCGCCGCCAGTTCGCCGACGGTGGCGGGACCGCCTGAGAGCCGCT
Encoded proteins:
- a CDS encoding metalloregulator ArsR/SmtB family transcription factor; translated protein: MVQFADVDEVLHALSNPTRRKVVERLSGGPATVGELAAPFDMQLPSFVQHLSVLERSRLVTSKKRGRVRTYELAPERFKVVEDWLTERRKLWEARLDRFDEYVKQLKEKESES